In a single window of the Nicotiana tomentosiformis chromosome 8, ASM39032v3, whole genome shotgun sequence genome:
- the LOC138897686 gene encoding uncharacterized protein, with the protein MWNIRGVKSRGAFERLKFLVELHKVRLILLQEPFVDDGTIESYTRRIAYDGCYANVNGKIWFIWSSEVEVSIIADEEQQVTIVYAKNKGHLRATLWKSLKICNNYINGPWCITGDFNVIMSSDEKKGENPHIMEKSWDFIECMEECGMADVGYTAPRFTWCNARDKWNRIWKRLDRVFVNHEWTSKTSRFNVEHMASTGSDHTHMLVKYSTTKNEGIKYFKFFKFWTEQPNFISVI; encoded by the exons ATGTGGAATATTAGGGGGGTAAAGTCCCGAGGGGCTTTCGAGAGGTTGAAGTTCTTAGTCGAATTACACAAAGTACGCCTTATTTTACTGCAAGAGCCTTTTGTGGATGATGGAACAATTGAATCTTATACAAGAAGGATAGCTTATGATGGATGCTATGCAAATGTAAATGGCAAGATTTGGTTTATATGGTCATCAGAAGTAGAAGTGAGTATTATAGCAGATGAAGAACAACAG GTAACTATTGTTTATGCTAAGAATAAAGGACATCTCAGAGCAACTTTATGGAAAAGTTTAAAGATATGCAACAATTACATAAATGGGCCTTGGTGCATCACTGGAGATTTCAATGTGATTATGAGTTCTGATGAAAAGAAGGGAGAAAACCCACATATAATGGAGAAAAGCTGGGACTTCATTGAATGCATGGAGGAGTGTGGAATGGCAGATGTTGGTTATACCGCACCTAGATTCACATGGTGTAATGCTAGAGATAAATGGAACAGAATATGGAAGAGGTTAGATAGAGTATTTGTGAACCATGAGTGGACATCAAAGACTTCAAGGTTCAATGTAGAACACATGGCTAGTACAGGTTCAGATCATACACATATGTTAGTTAAATATTCTACAACCAAAAATGAGGGTATCAAGTATTTCAAATTTTTCAAGTTCTGGACTGAACAACCTAACTTCATATCAGTTATTTAG